From Roseburia hominis, the proteins below share one genomic window:
- a CDS encoding S8 family peptidase: MTDQNNENLLNLALDATEEEREKSLNLDIGYDPIEREWELIVKYSGSLAAVREFAVQVTELKNEYAIVVVRESDIPRLSLIPQVEYVEKPKRLYFQVENGRRASCINSVQTARFLAVPDMQVPGQVQYNGNTEERDGGAVTDLFGRGTLVAVLDSGIDYANDDFRWEDGSTRIYRLWDQTIAGNPPLGYALGTEYTEEMINEALLRSTREERRQIVPSEDTSGHGTAVAGIAAGNGRGSGPLGRGVASGAGLLIVKLGRAREDGFPRTTELMQALNYVVEQALALQMPVAVNISIGMTYGSHDGKSLLERFIDDISNFWKSVICIGTGNEAAAAGHTSGILIEGEERRVQLAVQEGQTTLNVQIWKSYVDQVDISLISPSGTRVGPIQEILGPQRFRIGGTEILLYYGEPSPYNTAQEIYLDFLPTGSYVTEGVWEIALNPVRIVEGIYEMWLPSENVLNRGTGFLLPNETLTLTIPSTADRVISVGAYDARTLSYAEFSGRGYTRVEERVKPDLVAPGVNVTTTAAGGGTVTASGTSFATPFVTGGAALLMEWGIVRGNDSFLYGEKVKAYLRRGARPLPGFTEYPNPQVGYGALCVRDSIPG, encoded by the coding sequence ATGACGGACCAAAATAATGAAAATCTTCTGAATCTTGCCCTGGATGCCACGGAGGAAGAACGGGAAAAATCCTTGAATCTGGATATCGGGTATGATCCGATTGAAAGAGAGTGGGAACTGATCGTGAAGTATTCCGGCTCTCTGGCGGCAGTGCGGGAGTTTGCTGTGCAGGTGACGGAATTAAAGAATGAGTATGCCATCGTGGTGGTAAGAGAGAGCGACATTCCCAGACTGTCCCTGATTCCTCAGGTAGAGTATGTGGAAAAACCGAAGCGATTATATTTTCAGGTGGAAAACGGAAGACGGGCTTCCTGCATTAATTCAGTGCAGACAGCCCGTTTTTTGGCGGTTCCCGATATGCAAGTGCCCGGGCAGGTACAATATAATGGAAATACGGAAGAAAGAGATGGCGGGGCGGTAACGGATCTGTTTGGGCGCGGGACTCTGGTGGCGGTTCTGGATTCCGGAATTGATTATGCAAATGACGATTTCAGGTGGGAGGATGGGAGTACCCGAATCTATCGTCTGTGGGACCAGACCATCGCGGGAAATCCGCCCCTGGGGTATGCGCTTGGAACAGAATACACCGAGGAAATGATCAATGAGGCGCTTTTAAGGTCTACGCGGGAGGAAAGAAGGCAGATTGTCCCCAGTGAGGATACGTCGGGACATGGAACTGCAGTTGCCGGGATTGCGGCGGGGAACGGACGGGGAAGCGGACCGCTTGGCCGCGGAGTGGCGAGTGGCGCCGGACTTTTGATCGTGAAGCTCGGCCGCGCTAGGGAAGACGGGTTTCCGAGAACTACGGAGCTGATGCAGGCACTGAATTATGTGGTGGAGCAGGCGCTGGCACTGCAGATGCCGGTGGCGGTCAATATCAGTATTGGCATGACGTATGGCTCACATGATGGGAAATCGCTTCTCGAGAGGTTTATTGACGATATTTCTAATTTTTGGAAAAGTGTAATCTGCATCGGTACCGGAAACGAGGCGGCTGCGGCGGGGCATACTTCGGGGATTCTGATTGAGGGAGAAGAAAGGCGGGTGCAGCTTGCGGTGCAGGAAGGCCAGACCACGCTCAACGTGCAGATATGGAAATCTTATGTGGATCAGGTCGATATTTCCCTGATTTCCCCCTCCGGCACGCGGGTAGGGCCGATTCAGGAGATACTTGGCCCGCAGAGGTTCCGGATTGGAGGAACAGAGATCCTCCTATATTACGGCGAGCCGAGTCCCTATAATACTGCTCAGGAAATTTATCTGGATTTTCTGCCGACGGGAAGCTATGTTACAGAAGGTGTGTGGGAAATTGCTTTAAATCCTGTCAGGATCGTGGAAGGTATTTATGAAATGTGGCTGCCGAGCGAGAATGTACTGAATCGTGGAACGGGCTTCCTGCTGCCAAACGAGACGCTGACGCTCACCATTCCGTCTACCGCGGACCGGGTGATCTCCGTGGGGGCCTATGACGCCCGAACACTTAGCTATGCAGAATTTTCCGGGAGGGGGTATACACGCGTGGAGGAGAGGGTCAAACCGGATCTTGTGGCTCCGGGGGTGAACGTCACGACTACCGCAGCCGGAGGCGGCACGGTGACAGCGAGCGGTACCTCATTTGCCACACCGTTTGTGACGGGAGGAGCGGCGCTTCTTATGGAATGGGGGATTGTACGGGGGAATGATTCGTTTTTGTATGGGGAGAAGGTGAAGGCATACTTAAGACGCGGGGCGAGGCCACTTCCGGGGTTCACAGAATATCCCAATCCGCAGGTGGGGTATGGGGCGCTGTGTGTGAGGGATAGTATACCGGGGTAA
- a CDS encoding FAD-dependent oxidoreductase, which yields MKYVILGGVAAGTKAAAKLKRCDRNAVVRVYTKSEDISYAGCGLPYYIGGDIPTREGLIVNTPAKYSGLTGAEVATGCEAIKIDSTGKTVCLKRATGETFTDTYDKLIIATGAVPFVPSVDGIKLPGVFCVRTPDDAVSARAYIEEKKCRRAVVCGAGFIGLEVAENLMALGLEVTVIDMAPQIMPNAFDPEMANYAKRQLKAAGMHVLTSTSLKGIEGVEKAEKVLTDNGTLAADVVIMAIGVRPATAFLEDSGLEMFKGTILVDEKMRTNLPDVYAVGDCAMVKNAMTGENQWSAMGSTANLAARAMAKALSGIGNGYGGCLGTGVVRLLSNLNGGRTGLTQEQAKAAGYETTSAICVVDDKAHYYPGASSFVVKMIAETATRKLLGLQVLGAGAVDKMTDIAVVGITKEMTLNEFDSLDFAYAPPFSTAIHPFVTACYILENKIDDIFTSMSPAEYLEGAAKGYTVLDVQPSPAIPNARWIDLASVDGPLEGLEKDAKLLLVCAKGKRGYFLQNRLKAYGYTNTKVLEGGAFFNEVKVPRNGKKLSAAEIKRVKGLGCLQDKRYDDVFNVRVITRNGKVTAQEQTKIAEAAERFGSGEITMTTRLTLEIQGVPYDNLEALFAFLEEAGLETGGTGSKVRPVVSCKGTTCQYGLIDTFDLSEKLHQLYYVGYHDVSLPHKFKIAVGGCPNNCVKPNLNDIGIIGQRLPEIDLSKCRGCKMCQVQNSCPIKVAKLEDGKIQIAPEACNHCGRCVDKCPFGAVNESLTGYKVYIGGRWGKVVAEGRAMDKIFTSEEEVIDVVESAILFFRDEGISGERFADTIARLGFDYVQDKLLNQKIDKKKILEKNVVGGATC from the coding sequence ATAAAGTATGTGATTCTTGGGGGTGTAGCTGCCGGCACGAAAGCGGCCGCGAAGCTGAAACGCTGCGACCGGAATGCTGTTGTAAGGGTCTATACCAAAAGTGAGGATATTTCATATGCAGGCTGTGGTCTTCCTTACTACATAGGCGGGGATATCCCGACCCGTGAAGGCCTGATCGTCAATACACCGGCGAAATACTCCGGACTAACCGGTGCAGAGGTCGCTACAGGGTGCGAGGCGATTAAAATTGACAGTACGGGGAAAACAGTCTGTCTGAAGAGGGCCACCGGCGAGACGTTTACGGATACCTATGATAAACTGATTATTGCCACCGGCGCAGTGCCTTTTGTACCTTCTGTAGACGGCATTAAGCTTCCGGGTGTATTTTGTGTGCGCACGCCGGACGACGCCGTTTCGGCCCGTGCATACATAGAAGAGAAAAAATGCCGCAGAGCCGTTGTATGTGGTGCCGGGTTCATCGGCCTTGAGGTGGCGGAGAATCTGATGGCGCTGGGGCTGGAAGTGACTGTGATCGATATGGCGCCGCAGATCATGCCGAATGCGTTTGATCCGGAGATGGCAAATTATGCGAAGAGACAGTTAAAAGCAGCGGGAATGCACGTGCTTACCTCTACCAGTCTGAAAGGGATAGAAGGCGTAGAAAAAGCGGAGAAGGTCCTCACCGATAACGGAACTCTGGCAGCAGATGTTGTGATTATGGCAATCGGTGTCCGTCCGGCGACCGCATTTCTGGAGGATTCCGGTCTTGAGATGTTCAAGGGAACCATCCTGGTAGATGAAAAGATGCGGACAAATCTGCCGGATGTCTATGCCGTTGGTGATTGTGCTATGGTGAAAAATGCGATGACCGGTGAAAATCAGTGGTCGGCTATGGGGTCTACCGCCAATCTGGCAGCCCGCGCCATGGCAAAAGCCTTAAGCGGAATCGGAAATGGATACGGCGGCTGTCTGGGAACCGGCGTGGTGCGTCTGCTTTCCAATCTGAATGGAGGACGGACCGGACTTACCCAGGAGCAGGCGAAGGCAGCAGGCTATGAGACGACCTCTGCAATCTGCGTGGTAGACGACAAGGCACATTATTATCCGGGGGCCTCTTCCTTTGTTGTGAAAATGATCGCTGAGACTGCTACCAGAAAATTGCTGGGGCTTCAGGTGTTAGGTGCAGGTGCCGTCGACAAGATGACGGATATTGCTGTTGTGGGAATTACGAAGGAAATGACGCTTAATGAGTTCGATAGCCTTGATTTTGCCTATGCTCCGCCATTTTCTACTGCGATTCACCCGTTTGTCACTGCATGTTATATTCTGGAAAATAAAATAGACGATATATTTACATCTATGAGTCCCGCGGAGTATCTCGAAGGTGCTGCAAAAGGCTATACCGTGTTGGATGTACAGCCCTCTCCGGCGATTCCGAATGCGCGCTGGATCGATCTGGCCTCGGTGGACGGACCGCTCGAAGGGCTTGAAAAAGATGCGAAACTATTGCTTGTATGTGCGAAGGGCAAGAGAGGCTATTTCCTGCAGAACCGTTTGAAAGCATATGGCTATACGAATACGAAGGTTCTGGAGGGCGGCGCATTCTTCAATGAAGTGAAGGTGCCGCGTAATGGGAAGAAGCTGTCTGCGGCTGAGATTAAACGTGTCAAAGGCCTTGGCTGCCTGCAGGATAAGAGATATGATGATGTATTTAATGTACGTGTGATCACCCGGAACGGCAAGGTAACGGCCCAGGAGCAGACGAAAATCGCGGAAGCTGCAGAGCGCTTCGGTTCCGGCGAGATCACGATGACTACCCGTCTGACTCTGGAGATTCAGGGAGTGCCGTATGATAATCTGGAAGCGCTGTTTGCATTTCTGGAGGAAGCAGGCCTTGAGACCGGTGGTACCGGCTCCAAGGTGCGCCCGGTGGTATCCTGTAAAGGTACGACCTGCCAGTATGGTCTGATCGACACTTTTGATCTTTCCGAAAAGCTGCATCAGCTGTATTATGTTGGCTATCACGATGTGTCCCTGCCGCATAAGTTCAAGATCGCAGTGGGAGGCTGCCCGAATAACTGTGTAAAACCGAACCTGAACGATATAGGAATCATCGGCCAGCGCCTGCCGGAGATCGACCTTTCAAAATGCCGGGGCTGTAAGATGTGCCAGGTTCAGAATAGCTGTCCGATCAAGGTGGCAAAGCTGGAAGACGGAAAGATTCAGATTGCTCCGGAAGCATGCAACCATTGCGGACGTTGCGTGGACAAATGCCCGTTTGGGGCGGTAAATGAATCTCTGACCGGATATAAGGTATACATCGGCGGACGCTGGGGCAAGGTCGTGGCGGAAGGCCGTGCGATGGACAAGATCTTTACTTCCGAAGAAGAGGTGATCGATGTGGTAGAGAGCGCAATCCTGTTCTTCCGCGATGAAGGAATCTCCGGAGAACGTTTTGCGGATACGATCGCGAGACTGGGATTTGACTATGTACAGGATAAGCTGTTGAATCAGAAAATTGACAAGAAGAAGATTCTGGAGAAAAACGTGGTTGGCGGTGCTACCTGCTAG
- a CDS encoding DUF4179 domain-containing protein yields the protein MRRKKINSIYYGNANVSPKIPADTERRIQETYQMIRDKETYPENQVFRRRFGGKRYAIAAALMICCITLSGTALAKNVIGKTFTLLIQSVQGTKEQKEEETLYEKAGEYSQPAEAVIATAEKGSMEVTDYFCDGKCLYLFFVLNTDDESMKESDWVHDDTLEITGESAFKVNGKEVLPEENLVLRKAENGVFAGRSVIMLPDGLLSENSEDLHVDICMAGVAGYLGDEREIVTEEGQPAVLTDKKTGEFSEYFQFDFQVAVDLANNEPMKMRQVTGTISLEYVLRTPGGIYVKFSENGLSEHVAPVLYDEEGNTVTKYGSQDSLWRFAYAEGEDFVLKIQDISEGGNDAVIGEIALAIEDEGKE from the coding sequence ATGAGAAGAAAAAAAATAAATTCTATTTATTATGGAAATGCGAATGTTTCTCCTAAAATTCCGGCTGATACAGAACGGAGGATTCAGGAGACTTATCAGATGATTCGGGATAAAGAAACGTATCCGGAAAATCAGGTCTTTAGGAGACGGTTTGGAGGAAAACGGTACGCAATCGCGGCAGCTTTGATGATCTGCTGCATTACGCTTTCCGGTACGGCACTGGCGAAGAATGTCATAGGGAAAACATTTACCTTATTAATTCAGTCCGTGCAGGGAACGAAGGAGCAGAAAGAGGAAGAGACTTTATATGAGAAGGCAGGGGAATATAGTCAGCCGGCGGAAGCGGTAATAGCCACGGCAGAAAAGGGAAGTATGGAGGTGACAGATTATTTTTGTGATGGGAAATGTTTATATTTATTTTTTGTATTAAATACAGATGACGAAAGTATGAAAGAATCGGACTGGGTTCATGACGATACTTTGGAGATAACGGGAGAATCCGCATTTAAAGTAAATGGGAAAGAGGTGCTACCGGAGGAAAATCTGGTGCTTAGAAAGGCTGAAAATGGGGTGTTCGCGGGACGATCCGTCATTATGCTGCCTGATGGGCTGCTAAGTGAAAATAGCGAGGATCTGCATGTGGATATCTGTATGGCAGGGGTAGCGGGATATCTTGGCGATGAAAGGGAAATCGTGACGGAAGAGGGACAGCCCGCTGTTCTTACTGATAAAAAAACAGGCGAATTTTCGGAATATTTCCAATTTGATTTTCAGGTCGCAGTTGACCTGGCAAATAATGAACCAATGAAAATGCGGCAGGTTACTGGTACGATTTCGCTGGAATATGTTTTGCGGACACCGGGAGGAATTTATGTGAAATTTTCGGAAAATGGTCTCTCGGAGCATGTGGCGCCGGTTCTGTATGATGAAGAAGGAAATACGGTTACCAAGTACGGCAGCCAGGATTCTTTATGGCGCTTTGCTTATGCAGAAGGGGAGGATTTCGTGCTGAAAATTCAAGATATTTCGGAAGGGGGAAACGATGCAGTGATTGGCGAGATTGCGCTAGCGATTGAAGATGAGGGGAAGGAATAG
- a CDS encoding RNA polymerase sigma factor has translation MVFLVKRAQKGDKEAFIQLMERNKESMYRIARSFLRNEQDIADALQDTILSAYEHIGELEKTSYFKTWLIRILMNKCKSILRTQKCVSPVAEVPERAEAFQSDLEFWEMLHALPGDSRMIFLLYYGECLTTREISQILEINENTVRGRLRRGRSILKEWVTINS, from the coding sequence ATGGTTTTCTTAGTGAAGAGGGCACAAAAAGGAGATAAGGAAGCATTTATCCAATTAATGGAACGGAATAAAGAAAGTATGTACAGAATTGCACGCAGCTTTTTGCGTAATGAACAGGATATTGCAGACGCTTTGCAGGATACGATACTTTCCGCTTATGAGCATATTGGAGAATTGGAAAAGACCTCTTATTTTAAGACATGGCTTATTCGGATCCTCATGAATAAGTGTAAATCGATCCTGCGAACGCAAAAATGTGTAAGTCCGGTAGCTGAAGTTCCGGAGAGAGCGGAAGCATTTCAAAGTGATCTTGAATTTTGGGAAATGCTGCATGCACTGCCCGGGGATTCCAGAATGATTTTCCTATTATATTACGGTGAATGCCTGACTACGCGCGAAATCAGTCAGATTTTGGAAATAAATGAAAACACCGTTCGCGGCAGACTCAGGCGTGGGCGGTCAATATTAAAAGAATGGGTAACGATCAATAGTTAG
- a CDS encoding flavodoxin family protein, translating into MKVLLINGSPHAKGSCYTALHEMEKVFDGEGIEVEWVHVGNKAIRGCIACGSCYNTGKCVFDDLVNETAVKFEECDGMVVASPVYYASANATLVAFLDRLFYSTGFDKTMKVGASVVSARRGGLSSTFDELNKYFTISGMPVASGQYWNSIHGNNAGEAVQDEEGLQIMRTLAKNMAFLMKSIALGKEKYGIPEKEPFQRTNFIR; encoded by the coding sequence ATGAAAGTATTATTGATTAACGGAAGCCCTCATGCTAAAGGCAGCTGTTATACGGCACTGCATGAGATGGAGAAGGTTTTCGACGGAGAAGGTATTGAAGTGGAATGGGTGCATGTGGGCAATAAAGCCATCCGGGGCTGTATTGCTTGTGGATCCTGCTACAATACAGGAAAGTGTGTTTTTGACGACCTGGTCAATGAGACAGCGGTGAAATTTGAGGAGTGCGACGGTATGGTAGTTGCGAGCCCGGTATATTATGCTTCCGCAAATGCGACATTGGTTGCCTTTTTGGACAGGCTGTTCTACAGTACAGGTTTTGATAAGACGATGAAGGTAGGGGCCAGTGTTGTATCCGCAAGAAGAGGAGGACTTTCCTCCACGTTTGATGAGTTGAATAAATATTTTACAATCTCCGGTATGCCGGTGGCGTCCGGCCAGTATTGGAACAGTATTCATGGCAATAATGCCGGGGAGGCCGTGCAAGATGAAGAAGGGCTGCAGATTATGCGGACTCTGGCAAAGAATATGGCATTCCTCATGAAGAGTATTGCATTGGGAAAAGAGAAATATGGTATTCCGGAGAAAGAACCATTTCAGAGAACTAATTTTATACGTTAA
- a CDS encoding DUF5700 domain-containing putative Zn-dependent protease codes for MKISVHKSSVFEVLQILRKKKAQEIDQAEVERVFSHEDYLFEFGRYQGRLSREEMIRYFLNFEYLKSGQIENEDLCQHHCFWLDFYFHVDEYEDRICEFLENFNDEQIFAAYEQARKGFPEGYTIPECKVVFTCGIGRSFGYPYQNGIHFDVLRLMKEQEIMEDFQEIIAHELHHLIYNQNIHIETEDIEGYFLQCFAGEGLAIKFTNNAQGLLSKKMYEDLSSNIGLDKESIAYLNLELEQSFSELKGTIQKIHMGEIKTRDEVDTLICEYWLSLYHQEEPGGVEKLLAQPRLYTMGNEIWGTIFDVYGMDELYRIVNEPKECLEKFNHALWTIGKPEYCIE; via the coding sequence ATGAAGATTAGTGTTCACAAATCATCTGTTTTTGAAGTGCTTCAGATACTTCGGAAGAAAAAGGCACAAGAAATAGACCAGGCAGAGGTGGAGAGAGTATTCTCCCATGAGGATTATCTTTTTGAATTTGGAAGATACCAAGGCCGTCTTTCACGGGAAGAGATGATTAGATATTTTTTAAATTTTGAATATTTGAAAAGTGGGCAAATAGAGAACGAGGATCTTTGCCAACATCATTGTTTTTGGTTGGATTTTTATTTCCATGTTGATGAGTATGAGGATAGAATTTGTGAATTCTTAGAAAATTTTAATGACGAACAGATATTTGCAGCTTATGAACAGGCGCGAAAGGGGTTCCCGGAAGGTTATACGATTCCGGAATGCAAGGTGGTCTTTACTTGCGGAATCGGACGTTCTTTTGGATATCCTTATCAAAATGGTATTCATTTTGATGTACTCAGGCTTATGAAAGAGCAAGAGATTATGGAAGATTTTCAGGAAATTATTGCTCACGAACTGCATCATTTGATTTATAATCAGAATATACATATTGAGACTGAGGATATAGAGGGATATTTTTTGCAGTGTTTTGCAGGAGAAGGTCTGGCAATCAAGTTCACGAACAATGCACAAGGGCTTTTGTCGAAGAAGATGTATGAGGACTTGTCGTCCAATATTGGATTGGATAAAGAATCTATTGCTTATTTGAACCTTGAACTTGAACAGTCATTTTCTGAATTAAAAGGTACAATACAGAAAATACATATGGGTGAAATCAAAACCAGGGACGAGGTGGATACGTTGATCTGTGAATATTGGCTGAGTCTGTATCACCAGGAGGAGCCGGGAGGGGTAGAGAAGCTGCTTGCCCAGCCCCGGTTATATACTATGGGAAATGAGATATGGGGAACTATTTTTGATGTTTATGGAATGGACGAACTATATAGGATTGTGAATGAGCCGAAAGAGTGTCTGGAAAAGTTTAACCATGCATTATGGACTATAGGTAAACCAGAGTATTGTATTGAATAA
- a CDS encoding GNAT family N-acetyltransferase, producing the protein MVYLLEEPRRAEKLFEGWEESLIWSCLQGVMGELYVDDRERPSAVMAILGDFSFFAGEPCEELVRYKPKWCSQDFMIMVPQNEKWGELILSCYKEKAKAVTRYAIKKEPGIFDREKLQQIAESVPEGFKVKLIDEEVYNWSRGREWCKDWASHYDTYEEFRKMGLGVVVTKDGVPVAGASSYSTYRGGIEVEINTKEEYRRRSLASVCGARLILECMKRNLYPSWDAQNKWSVGLAEKLGYHFSHEYPAYEIWGY; encoded by the coding sequence ATGGTTTACTTGTTGGAGGAGCCCAGGCGGGCAGAAAAACTGTTTGAAGGCTGGGAGGAATCTCTGATCTGGTCCTGTTTGCAAGGGGTCATGGGAGAACTGTATGTAGATGACAGAGAGCGTCCGTCAGCGGTGATGGCCATCTTGGGGGATTTTAGCTTTTTTGCAGGAGAGCCTTGTGAGGAGCTGGTGAGGTACAAGCCGAAGTGGTGCAGCCAGGATTTTATGATTATGGTTCCGCAGAATGAAAAATGGGGAGAATTGATTCTATCTTGCTATAAGGAGAAGGCGAAGGCAGTGACCCGGTACGCAATCAAGAAGGAACCGGGGATTTTCGATAGAGAGAAGCTTCAGCAAATTGCCGAATCGGTGCCGGAAGGATTTAAGGTCAAGCTGATTGATGAAGAGGTATACAATTGGTCCCGGGGGAGGGAATGGTGCAAGGATTGGGCATCGCATTATGACACGTATGAGGAATTCCGAAAGATGGGGCTTGGCGTAGTGGTGACGAAGGATGGTGTACCGGTGGCAGGTGCCTCTTCCTATTCGACATACCGGGGCGGAATTGAGGTTGAGATCAATACAAAGGAGGAGTATCGCAGACGTTCCCTTGCATCGGTGTGCGGGGCGAGGCTCATTCTGGAATGTATGAAGAGAAATCTGTATCCAAGCTGGGATGCGCAAAATAAATGGTCAGTAGGACTGGCGGAAAAGTTGGGATACCATTTTAGCCATGAATATCCGGCGTATGAGATTTGGGGATATTGA
- a CDS encoding glycosyltransferase family A protein: MKYISFAIPCYNSEAYMERAIESILVGGEDVEIIIVNDGSKDRTSEIAHEYEGKYPSIIHAVDKENGGHGDAVNVGLSHAQGKYFKVVDSDDWVDAEALGKILQQMKEFEAREKEVDMLIANYVYEKEGMEHKKTIDYKNVLPENQIIKWDEVGRFHLGQYILMHSVIYRTDFLKLCQLQLPKHTFYVDNIYVYYPLPHVRKLYYMNLDFYRYYIGREDQSVNEKVMIGRVDQQIFVTKTMIDMYEMGKITNKKLRSYMTNYLAIMMTVSSILCIRSKKEENLEKKKELWTYLKKRDYRTYWKIRYGILGQTMNLPGKSGRKISSLAYIVAQRIVGFN, translated from the coding sequence ATGAAATACATCTCATTTGCAATACCGTGTTATAATTCGGAGGCATATATGGAGCGTGCAATCGAGTCCATTCTCGTGGGCGGCGAGGACGTGGAGATTATCATTGTCAATGATGGGTCTAAAGACCGGACCTCCGAGATTGCGCACGAGTACGAGGGAAAATATCCGTCCATTATACATGCGGTGGATAAAGAGAATGGAGGGCATGGCGATGCAGTGAATGTAGGGCTTAGCCATGCGCAGGGGAAATATTTTAAGGTCGTGGACAGCGACGACTGGGTAGATGCAGAGGCTCTCGGGAAGATTCTTCAGCAGATGAAGGAGTTTGAGGCCCGGGAGAAGGAAGTGGACATGTTGATTGCCAATTATGTCTATGAAAAGGAAGGGATGGAGCACAAGAAAACGATAGATTATAAGAATGTGCTTCCGGAAAATCAGATTATAAAATGGGATGAGGTCGGCCGTTTTCATCTGGGACAGTATATTTTGATGCATTCGGTGATTTATCGGACGGATTTTCTGAAATTGTGCCAGCTGCAATTACCGAAGCATACGTTTTATGTAGATAATATTTATGTGTATTATCCGCTGCCGCATGTGCGGAAGCTTTATTATATGAACCTGGATTTTTATCGGTATTATATTGGGCGGGAAGACCAGTCGGTGAACGAGAAGGTGATGATCGGACGAGTGGACCAGCAGATTTTCGTGACGAAAACCATGATCGACATGTATGAGATGGGTAAGATTACCAATAAAAAGCTCCGGTCATATATGACGAATTATCTGGCGATCATGATGACGGTTTCTTCTATATTATGTATTCGTTCAAAAAAAGAGGAAAATCTGGAAAAGAAAAAAGAACTTTGGACGTATCTGAAAAAGCGGGATTATCGGACATACTGGAAGATTCGATATGGTATTTTGGGACAGACTATGAATTTGCCGGGGAAATCCGGAAGGAAGATATCTTCTTTGGCGTATATTGTAGCGCAAAGGATTGTGGGATTCAATTAG
- a CDS encoding 6-phosphofructokinase — MNHNLLVGQSGGPTAVINGSLYGVVTAGLKNPDIDRVIGMVNGIEGFLAGRTLEMEPLKENGELERIRTTPGSFLGSCRYKLPEDLSDPVYPELFKKFEEYGIGYFFYIGGNDSMDTVSKLSRYGASIGSTLKVIGVPKTIDNDLVETDHTPGFGSAAKYVASTVREIAIDASVYDNKKSVTIVEIMGRHAGWLTAASALARKFEGDNPVLIYLPEVAFDPDAFIAKVQEKLESTPNLVVCISEGINDGKGTFICELASDVGVDNFGHKMLTGSGKYLENLVKEKLGVKVRSVELNVCQRCSSSCLSATDLNEAVESGKYAVNAALSGETGKMITFVRKNDAPYELEFGTADVNIICNMEKPVPAEWITEAGSDISEDFITYASPLVQGKVEVPMKDGLPYFAYRK; from the coding sequence ATGAATCATAATCTATTAGTAGGACAATCCGGCGGACCTACCGCCGTTATCAACGGAAGCCTGTACGGAGTAGTTACCGCTGGCCTTAAAAATCCCGACATTGACCGTGTGATCGGAATGGTCAACGGAATCGAAGGTTTCCTTGCCGGCCGCACCTTAGAGATGGAACCTTTGAAAGAAAATGGCGAGCTGGAGCGTATACGCACCACTCCGGGTTCCTTCCTTGGTTCTTGCCGTTATAAACTCCCGGAAGATTTATCTGATCCGGTATACCCGGAGCTTTTCAAAAAATTTGAGGAATACGGCATCGGTTATTTCTTCTATATCGGCGGCAATGACTCCATGGATACAGTCAGCAAGCTTTCCCGCTATGGTGCTTCGATCGGAAGTACCTTAAAAGTAATCGGCGTTCCCAAGACCATCGACAATGATCTGGTAGAAACGGACCACACACCCGGATTCGGCAGCGCCGCAAAATATGTGGCCTCCACCGTTCGGGAGATCGCCATCGATGCCTCTGTCTATGACAACAAAAAGTCTGTAACAATCGTAGAGATCATGGGGCGCCACGCAGGCTGGCTGACCGCAGCCAGTGCCCTTGCCCGCAAATTTGAAGGGGACAACCCGGTGCTGATCTACCTGCCGGAAGTGGCCTTTGATCCGGATGCCTTTATCGCAAAAGTTCAGGAAAAGCTGGAAAGTACCCCGAACCTGGTAGTCTGCATCTCCGAAGGTATCAACGACGGAAAAGGCACCTTCATCTGCGAACTCGCAAGCGATGTGGGCGTGGACAATTTCGGTCACAAGATGCTCACCGGCTCAGGCAAATACCTGGAGAATCTGGTAAAAGAAAAACTCGGCGTAAAAGTTCGCTCCGTAGAGCTGAATGTCTGCCAGAGATGCTCTTCCTCCTGCCTGTCCGCTACCGACTTAAATGAAGCCGTGGAATCCGGCAAATATGCTGTAAATGCCGCTCTTTCCGGCGAAACCGGCAAGATGATTACCTTTGTCCGCAAAAATGATGCTCCGTATGAACTGGAATTCGGCACCGCAGATGTAAATATAATCTGCAACATGGAAAAACCGGTTCCTGCCGAGTGGATCACCGAAGCAGGCTCTGACATCAGCGAAGACTTCATCACCTATGCCAGCCCACTGGTTCAGGGTAAGGTAGAAGTTCCGATGAAAGACGGACTTCCCTACTTCGCATACCGCAAATAA